A single Maniola hyperantus chromosome 11, iAphHyp1.2, whole genome shotgun sequence DNA region contains:
- the LOC117986563 gene encoding prefoldin subunit 3-like has translation MEGDGGENSKSFSGIPEAVFVDNVDEFMNLPENSEGVEKVLRRLDEQHGKYKFMEYTLNTKRRRLRQQIPDLARSLDMIEKLKTQKEDMETQFLLSDQVFVKANLMPTKTVYLWLGANVMLEYSLEDAENLLTTNMATAKKNLSCVEHDLDFLRDQWTTTEVNMARVYNWDVKRRQAAKISS, from the exons ATGGAAGGCGACGGaggtgaaaattctaaatctttTTCGGGAATACCAGAAGCCGTTTTTGTT GACAATGTAGATGAGTTTATGAACCTGCCAGAAAATTCTGAAGGCGTCGAAAAGGTACTAAGGCGGTTAGACGAGCAACATGGAAAGTATAAATTTATGGAGTACACATTAAACACTAAAAGGAGGCGTCTGCGACAGCAAATACCAGACCTTGCAAGATCATTAGATATGATTGAAAAGTTGAAGACTCAAAAAGAAGATATGGAAACACAGTTTCTTTTGAGTGATCAAGTATTTGTAAAG GCTAATTTAATGCCTACAAAGACTGTATACTTATGGCTAGGAGCGAATGTCATGTTGGAGTACTCATTAGAAGATGCTGAAAATCTGCTAACTACAAATATGGCAACTGCTAAGAAAAATCTCTCCTGTGTTGAACACGACTTAGACTTTttaag gGATCAGTGGACAACTACAGAAGTGAACATGGCTAGAGTTTATAATTGGGATGTGAAAAGACGCCAAGCGGCTAAAATATCTAGTtaa
- the kar gene encoding monocarboxylate transporter 10, producing the protein MDSLPLENKDLLVKTNENVSKETNGQAILGEESSRTTYREPPDGGFRAYTIILGSFLTNGLVFGIINSYSVIYIVLQKKLEAENVSNAGSRAALVGALTMGTTFLLSPVSGVLTSLMGLRCTAVLGGAIAVVGLLISSFIVDYVDGLCFTYGVMYGVGASLAYTPSLAILGHYFKKYLGLVNGIVTIGSSIFTVAMPPLMEYMIENYGLPGLFRVLAVLTVGVSLCGLLFKPISVVVTEKPIREQGFETIIKTIFDGRIWRNRSYKLWALSMPIALFGYFVPYVHIKIFIDSNFKNVYENLPLQCIAVTSGIGRLIFGFLADKKGVNRIMLQQISFFIIGTLTMILPFVRSFPLLVCVSLGMGIFDGAFIALIGPIAIQFCGSAYAAQSIGCMLGLAALPLSMGPPLAALIYKQTQSYTLPFMLAGISPIVGATLMFSTRFQNLRTSEY; encoded by the exons ATGGATTCTTTACCATTGGAAAACAAAGATTTATTGGTAAAAACTAACGAAAATGTTTCGAAAGAAACTAATGGCCAAGCTATTCTCGGAGAAGAATCATCTAGGACCACTTACAGGGAACCACCTGATGGCGGTTTCAGAGCTTATACGATAATATTAGGGTCATTTTTAACTAATGGTCTAGTTTTCGGTATTATCAATTCCTACAGTGTTATTTATATAGTTCTTCAAAAGAAGCTTGAAGCTGAAAACGTATCAAATGCCGGAAGCAGAGCTG CTCTGGTGGGCGCGTTGACGATGGGGACGACCTTCCTGCTGTCGCCGGTGTCGGGCGTGCTGACGAGCCTCATGGGGCTCCGGTGCACCGCAGTACTGGGAGGCGCCATTGCCGTCGTTGGCTTACTAATATCCTCCTTCATTGTCGATTATGTAGATGGCCTTTGTTTCACTTATGGCGTCATGTACGGTGTAGGTGCGTCTCTCGCCTACACTCCGTCTTTGGCCATCCTTGGTCACTATTTCAAAAAGTATTTAGGATTAGTCAATGGCATTGTTACAATCGGTAGCTCAATTTTCACGGTAGCGATGCCGCCGTTAATGGAATATATGATAGAGAATTATGGGTTACCTGGGCTGTTTAGAGTACTAGCTGTTTTGACTGTCGGTGTATCTCTTTGCGGTTTGCTATTCAAGCCTATATCTGTCGTAGTTACAGAGAAGCCGATCAGGGAACAGGGTTTCGAAACCATTATCAAAACTATTTTTGATGGTAGAATTTGGAGAAATAGAAGCTACAAGTTGTGGGCCTTATCTATGCCCATAGCTCTGTTCGGTTATTTTGTTCCTTACGtgcacataaaaatatttatcgataGCAATTTTAAGAATGTTTATGAGAATTTACCGCTGCAGTGTATAGCGGTTACCTCTGGTATAGGTCGATTAATTTTCGGTTTCTTGGCTGACAAGAAGGGGGTCAATAGGATTATGTTACAACAGATATCTTTTTTCATAATTGGGACCCTTACAATGATATTGCCATTTGTTCGATCTTTTCCTCTATTGGTGTGTGTATCTTTAGGTATGGGCATTTTCGATGGTGCATTTATAGCGTTAATCGGCCCGATCGCCATTCAGTTTTGCGGCAGTGCGTATGCTGCACAAAGTATTGGTTGTATGTTAGGACTGGCCGCTTTGCCTCTTTCGATGGGTCCGCCACTAGCGGCTCTCATTTACAAACAGACACAGTCTTATACATTGCCATTCATGCTGGCTGGAATCTCCCCTATCGTAGGAGCAACATTGATGTTCTCGACGAGGTTTCAAAATTTAAGAACGAGTGAATATTAA
- the Ggamma1 gene encoding guanine nucleotide-binding protein subunit gamma-1, which yields MDMMVSTLQQQRAVTEQLRREASIKRIPVSVAVADIVRFINEHEQEDCLLVGFSSQKVNPFREKSSCTVL from the coding sequence ATGGATATGATGGTATCGACTTTACAGCAGCAACGTGCTGTGACAGAACAGTTGAGAAGAGAGGCTTCGATAAAACGCATTCCTGTTTCTGTAGCCGTTGCTGATATAGTACGATTTATAAATGAGCACGAACAAGAGGATTGTCTCCTAGTCGGATTTTCGAGCCAAAAAGTAAATCCCTTTAGAGAGAAAAGTTCTTGCACTGTCTtgtaa
- the Ufl1 gene encoding E3 UFM1-protein ligase 1 homolog, producing the protein MAPSTDWDEIKRLAADFQKAQLTTTAQHLSERNCIEIVSKLIELKLLDVIFTTDGKEYLTPQQLVKEIKDELYVRGGRVNTVELAKELNVDLNQINIYAVDIVKSKEVQLVAGSLITHYYLEKIAREINEKLQLQGQITVGDLTLQYDLPAELLQHSVLEKYLGKLINGRQDPSDPRIFYTEEYITRTKAKIRGALMGLLKPTPISLIISHCNLTERLFLYLFDQLNAPGVLTGRQSGAQYVPTCYTKSQNEWVMNFYKQNNYLEYDALTRLGISDPKGYAKRVLSNEDMTFLRSCVIGSQIKQQLESALEECIASKSYLDVVSLLPSVLSDEDIDNILETLLKNNSKSTILFDKTVISNQFIENLKQACMPIAQKNAEVIVKCGKYQQFCLEKQLAKSEMQHQTHVDHKAERREERRKKASTGKVGGGTQGRETKTKAVKKHPRSKQIAHDSDSDEAPSASKKNQDQLEIVSNEDVESVIKEPLENEGLEDLIGQIAEYLQGHLNQAALAIAKELAEKLLQDANQNRKQTHSSAQDKINVLINDVKLYEKGLKLFPNDQHAQFIKYLLKSFGSDILSEFCKYAANQCNLSVQVDVLSVEQRNKIMNDLSDEYMKPLRALNVALGDQNMEQFYQAVDVCLSECGMILKKVDKKKDKLLVLNHREKLISELENCEEPALVLHLVSLALFTVLNQNMLHASGRQVPSIVAFLKSQLKEDDFGKLQKYHELVAAYLTASDEEKSSIEDKLKEDMPLIKNLVTEVKKYK; encoded by the exons atggcACCTTCAACTGATTGGGATGAAATTAAAAGATTGGCTGCAGACTTCCAAAAAGCACAACTAACCACTACAGCACAACA tTTATCGGAGAGAAACTGCATAGAAATTGTATCCAAGTTAATTGAACTTAAGTTACTAGATGTGATTTTCACAACAGATGGGAAAGAATATTTGACTCCACAGCAACTTGTTAAAGAGATAAAAGATGAATTATATGTGCGAGGTGGACGTGTCAATACCGTTGAACTAGCTAAGGAGCTCAACGTGGATCTGAATCAAATAAACATATATGCTGTTGATATTGTCAAGAGTAAAGAAGTACAGTTGGTTGCAGGATCTTTGATTACACActattatttagaaaaaattgCAAGAGAAATTAATGAGAAGTTGCAATTACAAGGTCAAATTACAGTTGGTGATTTGACATTACAATATGACTTGCCGGCGGAGCTGTTGCAACATAGTGTTTTGGAAAAATATTTGGGCAAACTTATCAATGGTAGACAAGATCCTTCTGATCCTAGAATATTTTACACAGAAGAGTACATCACTAGGACAAAAGCAAAGATTAGAGGAGCTTTAATGGGTCTCCTTAAACCAACCCCTATTAGTCTCATCATAAGTCACTGTAATTTAACGGAGAGACTCTTTTTATACCTCTTTGATCAGTTGAATGCTCCCGGTGTACTTACTGGCCGGCAATCGGGAGCACAATATGTACCAACGTGTTATACTAAGTCACAAAATGAGTGGGTTATGAACTTTTATAAACAGAACAATTATTTGGAGTATGATGCATTAACTCGTCTCGGTATATCAGATCCAAAAGGTTATGCTAAAAGAGTTTTGTCCAATGAGGACATGACATTCTTGAGAAGTTGTGTAATTGGCtcgcaaataaaacaacaattagAATCCGCTCTTGAGGAATGTATTGCTTCTAAGAGTTATTTAGATGTTGTATCGTTGCTGCCATCAGTGTTGTCAGATGAAGATATTGATAATATCCTTGAAACTTTACTAAAGAATAACTCAAAGTCAACAATTCTCTTTGATAAAACTG ttaTTAGCAAtcaatttattgaaaatttgaAGCAAGCATGTATGCCAATAGCTCAGAAAAATGCTGAAGTTATTGTAAAATGTGGCAAGTACCAACAATTTTGTCTTGAAAAGCAACTGGCGAAATCTGAGATGCAACATCAAACCCATGTAGATCACAAAGCTGAGAGGCGTGAGGAGCGTAGGAAGAAAGCCAGTACTGGCAAAGTTGGTGGTGGCACCCAAGGCCGAGAAACTAAAACAAAGGCAGTAAAAAAGCATCCAAGATCTAAACAG ATCGCACACGATTCTGATTCTGATGAAGCCCCAAGTGCttccaaaaaaaatcaagatcAATTAGAGATTGTTAGCAATGAAGATGTAGAAAGTGTTATTAAAGAACCCCTGGAAAATGAAGGGCTAGAAGATTTGATAGGCCAGATTGCTGAATACCTTCAAGG ACATCTCAATCAAGCTGCTTTAGCTATAGCAAAAGAGCTGGCTGAAAAATTATTACAAGATGCTAACCAGAACAGAAAGCAAACTCATTCTTCTGCCcaagataaaattaatgttcTTATAAACGATGTTAAGCtatatgagaagggtttgaaaTTATTTCCGAACGATCAACATGCACAATTTATCAAATACCTTCTCAAGTCATTTGGTAGTGATATTCTTTCGGAGTTCTGCAAGTATGCAGCAAATCAATGCAACCTATCAGTACAAGTTGATGTGTTGTCAGTAGAACagagaaataaaataatgaatgatTTGTCTGATGAATATATGAAACCATTGCGAGCCTTGAATGTAGCATTGGGTGATCAGAATATGGAGCAATTTTATCAAGCTGTGGATGTATGTTTATCTGAGTGTggaatgattttaaaaaaagttgataAGAAAAAGGACAA ACTTCTTGTTCTAAATCACAGAGAAAAACTTATATCGGAGTTAGAAAACTGTGAGGAGCCTGCATTAGTTTTGCATTTAGTATCGCTTGCGCTGTTCACTGTTCTCAATCAAAATATGTTGCATGCATCTGGTAGACAAGTGCCATCTATTGTAGCATTTTTGAAGTCACAATTGAAAGAAGATGATTTTGGGAAACTTCAGAAATATCATG AACTGGTAGCAGCATACTTAACTGCCTCCGATGAGGAAAAAAGTAGCATAGAAGATAAACTGAAAGAGGATATGCCACTTATTAAAAATCTGGTTACTGAAGTGAAGAAGTACAAGTAG
- the LOC117986562 gene encoding DNA fragmentation factor subunit alpha-like: MEDDINKPYKICDVNREKKKGIVATSLQDLITKVPDKLGLPAEHLTVVLECDGTEVDDEEYFSTLEPDTSLMILHGSEKWAPNMPKCQVSLDQTDDVALGDKGQVANLVGRLQHNLCHISLLGGQDLELLSDMDPDSLADIVTDRDNRIILEHIKEASGRILLEKRQAQDAMELLKLYHQSVANGTEDVSPPNQERV, encoded by the exons ATGGAGGACGATATTAACAAACCATATAAAATTTGTGACGTGAATCGTGAAAAGAAGAAAGGAATTGTTGCGACGTCTTTACAGGATTTAATAACTAAAGTGCCGGATAAATTAGGATTGCCAGCTGAACATCTTACAGTTGTACTGGAGTGTGACGGTACCGAAGTCGACGACGAAGAATACTTCTCGACATTAGAACCAGATACGTCGTTAATGATTTTACACGGGAGCGAAAAGTGGGCGCCGAATATGCCGAAATGCCAAGTATCATTGGATCAAACCGATGATGTGGCGTTGGGGGACAAAGGCCAGGTTGCAAACTTGGTGGGCCGTCTGCAACACAATCTCTGTCACATTTCTTTACTTGGAGGACAGGATCTTGAACTTCTCTCAGACATGGACCCAGATAGCCTGGCTGATATTGTAACTGACAGGGATAACAGGATAATCTTAGAACACATAAAGGAGGCCTCTGGAAG AATATTACTAGAGAAGCGTCAGGCTCAAGATGCCATGGAACTATTGAAATTATACCATCAGAGTGTTGCTAATGGCACTGAAGATGTCTCTCCTCCTAACCAAGAAAGAGTGTAG